The Georgenia faecalis genome includes a window with the following:
- a CDS encoding M23 family metallopeptidase gives MADARSERPGLAAAAPASRAQRRRADGRRTDRPERRRTLTAFSMPRWLPRAAVLGVLGATTVVAPIAAFATPDTPEPTADPTVSTLSLEESALELIDAAAARTGVETAGATAAIMADATAPGRALVQTSRSMDREAPACALLEGGANGARAALAGTTVVEPLAGGSYSQSSAYGFRVHPINGSWTKHEGLDFSAPLGTPIYSVADGTVVHAGNGLDGRSSMLVIVQHEIDGVTYYSWYVHMYPDGVFVEQGQQVRAGDVIGEVGNNGNSTGPHLHLEIHLDTEGTTMDPGVFLEQHGAISLQPGACAR, from the coding sequence GTGGCGGACGCCAGGTCCGAGCGTCCTGGTCTCGCGGCGGCCGCCCCCGCGAGCCGCGCCCAGCGGCGCCGCGCTGACGGCCGGCGCACCGACCGCCCGGAGCGCCGGCGCACGCTGACCGCCTTCTCGATGCCGCGCTGGCTGCCCCGCGCCGCGGTGCTCGGCGTGCTCGGCGCGACGACCGTCGTGGCCCCGATCGCCGCGTTCGCGACCCCGGACACCCCGGAGCCGACCGCCGACCCCACGGTGTCCACCCTCAGCCTCGAGGAGAGCGCCCTCGAGCTCATCGACGCGGCCGCCGCGCGCACCGGCGTCGAGACGGCCGGAGCGACCGCCGCGATCATGGCGGACGCCACCGCGCCCGGGCGGGCCCTCGTCCAGACCTCACGCAGCATGGACCGCGAGGCGCCCGCGTGCGCGCTCCTGGAAGGTGGCGCCAACGGTGCGCGCGCCGCCCTCGCCGGCACCACCGTGGTCGAGCCCCTGGCCGGCGGCTCGTACTCGCAGAGCTCCGCGTACGGCTTCCGGGTGCACCCCATCAACGGGAGCTGGACCAAGCACGAGGGCCTCGACTTCTCCGCCCCGCTCGGCACGCCGATCTACTCGGTGGCCGACGGCACCGTGGTCCACGCCGGCAACGGCCTCGACGGACGGTCGAGCATGCTCGTCATCGTCCAGCACGAGATCGACGGCGTCACCTACTACAGCTGGTACGTCCACATGTACCCCGACGGCGTCTTCGTCGAGCAGGGCCAGCAGGTCCGCGCGGGCGACGTCATCGGTGAGGTGGGCAACAACGGGAACTCCACGGGGCCGCACCTGCACCTGGAGATCCACCTCGACACCGAGGGCACGACGATGGACCCCGGCGTGTTCCTCGAGCAGCACGGGGCGATCTCGCTGCAGCCGGGCGCCTGCGCGCGCTGA
- a CDS encoding M23 family metallopeptidase, whose product MAHLAATTRPPWVRRAAILASAAALVGATALSGVGTAIPAPQKEAQAGLVAGGPIDYLEAVPARTLPAAGVAVVSRVDGTLKNGVPAILSPEAFAAAAAAGATGAGGAPTCVALPLAEGYRLTSNYGYRIHPISRQYSLHTGMDMAAPLGTPIHAVTDGTVVYTGAGRQGRSSELVIIEHQVNGTTFFSWYVHMYPDGVFVTVGQQVKAGEVIAEVGNNGNSTGPHLHFEIHTSDGTGGSAKSPIVRTTSSVVPFSIPAPTPTDTSGWAVHEPTQFRIHPGTGLLLRPDGVFVDPTTLEPTDPPADFVPTPPPTDPPTTDPPTTEPPTTEPPTTEPPTTEPPTTEPPTTEPPTTPPPTGEPTPPPTGEPTPPPPTGEPTTPPATAPPTGSPTTPPGATPSPTPAPSPTPGATPTPGPTAGGGAGEERTQHAPFPIAAYGTTVDPVRFLATLGIDMVDPRRCS is encoded by the coding sequence GTGGCCCACCTCGCGGCGACCACGCGTCCGCCGTGGGTGCGGCGCGCCGCGATCCTCGCCTCGGCTGCCGCGCTCGTCGGTGCCACGGCGCTCTCGGGCGTGGGGACGGCCATCCCGGCTCCCCAGAAGGAGGCCCAGGCCGGGCTCGTCGCCGGTGGCCCCATCGACTACCTCGAGGCCGTGCCCGCCCGCACCCTGCCCGCCGCCGGTGTCGCCGTCGTCTCCCGGGTGGACGGCACGCTGAAGAACGGTGTGCCCGCCATCCTCAGCCCGGAGGCCTTCGCCGCCGCGGCGGCCGCCGGTGCCACTGGCGCCGGTGGCGCCCCGACCTGCGTCGCGCTGCCGCTCGCCGAGGGGTACCGCCTGACCTCGAACTACGGCTACCGCATCCACCCGATCTCCCGGCAGTACTCCCTGCACACCGGCATGGACATGGCCGCCCCGCTGGGCACCCCGATCCACGCCGTCACCGACGGCACGGTGGTCTACACCGGCGCCGGCCGGCAGGGGCGCTCGAGTGAGCTCGTCATCATCGAGCACCAGGTCAACGGCACGACGTTCTTCAGCTGGTACGTCCACATGTACCCGGACGGCGTGTTCGTCACCGTGGGCCAGCAGGTCAAGGCCGGCGAGGTCATCGCCGAGGTCGGCAACAACGGCAACTCCACGGGCCCGCACCTCCACTTCGAGATCCACACCTCGGACGGCACCGGGGGGAGCGCGAAGAGCCCCATCGTCCGGACGACGTCCTCCGTGGTGCCCTTCTCGATCCCCGCGCCCACGCCCACCGACACGAGCGGCTGGGCGGTCCACGAGCCCACGCAGTTCCGCATCCACCCGGGGACCGGGCTCCTGCTGCGGCCCGACGGGGTGTTCGTCGACCCGACCACCCTCGAGCCGACGGACCCGCCGGCCGACTTCGTGCCGACCCCGCCCCCGACGGACCCGCCGACGACGGACCCGCCGACGACGGAGCCGCCGACGACCGAGCCGCCGACCACCGAGCCGCCCACCACGGAGCCGCCCACCACGGAGCCGCCGACCACCGAGCCGCCGACGACGCCGCCCCCGACGGGCGAGCCGACCCCGCCCCCGACGGGCGAGCCGACCCCGCCACCGCCGACGGGGGAGCCGACCACGCCGCCGGCGACCGCGCCCCCCACGGGCAGCCCGACGACGCCGCCGGGAGCCACCCCCTCGCCCACGCCGGCCCCGTCGCCCACGCCGGGCGCGACCCCGACGCCCGGGCCGACCGCCGGCGGCGGTGCCGGGGAGGAGCGCACCCAGCACGCGCCGTTCCCCATCGCCGCCTACGGCACGACGGTCGACCCGGTCCGCTTCCTCGCCACGCTCGGCATCGACATGGTCGACCCCCGCCGCTGCAGCTGA
- the thrB gene encoding homoserine kinase, whose product MSARLVHDRVRVRVPATSANLGPGFDSLGLALEIWDEVDVRAVAGPTTVTVRGEGAGTVGEGEDHLVVRAVRAGLEAAGAPQAGLDLVCDNRIPHGRGLGSSAAAVVAGLVAARGLLGPSSPLDDASLLALATELEGHPDNAAPALLGGATVAWVGDDGPHAERVPVASDLFPTVLVPENRLLTRRARAVLPDVVPHADAARTLARAALLVLALGGRPDLLLPATQDWLHQDYRAAVMPETLALVRALRRRGHPAVVSGAGPTVLVLGRLDDATRSTLAAQGWRVGEPGVARAGAAVLPA is encoded by the coding sequence ATGAGCGCGCGGCTGGTGCACGACCGGGTGCGGGTGCGCGTCCCGGCGACCAGCGCGAACCTGGGACCGGGGTTCGACTCGCTCGGCCTCGCTCTGGAGATCTGGGACGAGGTCGACGTGCGCGCCGTCGCCGGGCCCACCACCGTGACCGTCCGTGGCGAGGGCGCCGGGACGGTGGGGGAGGGCGAGGACCACCTCGTCGTCCGCGCCGTGCGCGCCGGGCTCGAGGCTGCCGGTGCGCCGCAGGCCGGGCTCGACCTCGTCTGCGACAACCGCATCCCGCACGGCCGTGGGCTCGGTTCCTCCGCCGCCGCCGTCGTCGCCGGGCTGGTGGCGGCCCGCGGGCTGCTGGGGCCGTCGTCCCCCCTCGACGACGCCTCGCTCCTCGCCCTCGCCACGGAGCTCGAGGGCCACCCGGACAACGCGGCGCCCGCCCTCCTCGGCGGGGCGACCGTCGCCTGGGTCGGGGACGACGGCCCGCACGCCGAGCGGGTCCCGGTCGCGTCCGACCTCTTCCCGACGGTCCTCGTGCCGGAGAACCGCCTGCTCACCCGGCGGGCGCGGGCCGTGCTGCCCGACGTCGTCCCGCACGCCGACGCCGCCCGCACGCTCGCCCGCGCCGCCCTCCTCGTCCTCGCGCTCGGTGGACGCCCCGACCTCCTCCTGCCCGCCACGCAGGACTGGCTCCACCAGGACTACCGCGCTGCCGTGATGCCGGAGACCCTGGCGCTGGTGCGGGCGCTGCGCCGGCGCGGCCACCCGGCGGTCGTGTCGGGCGCGGGGCCGACGGTCCTCGTCCTCGGCAGGCTCGACGACGCCACCCGCTCGACGCTCGCCGCGCAGGGCTGGCGGGTCGGCGAACCGGGCGTGGCGCGGGCCGGCGCAGCGGTGCTCCCCGCCTGA
- a CDS encoding glycerophosphodiester phosphodiesterase: MDEPVDAPYLTWPGPLALAHRGGGGEAPENSRAALEHMAALGFRYFETDARATADGVVVLQHDADLDRTTDGTGPLARRTWAEVARMRDRSGSAPLRLRDVLAEYPELRLNIDAKEDTVVGPLVREITDAGAEDRVCLASFSDARLRRMRAAFGGQVATSLGQRETARLVLAAAARVPPGAARRRPLRVPAPGGPPPRRAVAVQVPPRHGGIPVVTAPFVALAHRLGLAVHVWTVDDATAMTRLLDLGVDGIVTDRPRVLRAVLEARGEWYPPL, encoded by the coding sequence ATGGACGAGCCTGTCGACGCCCCCTACCTGACCTGGCCCGGGCCGCTGGCCCTGGCGCACCGGGGCGGGGGCGGGGAGGCGCCCGAGAACTCCCGGGCCGCCCTCGAGCACATGGCCGCCCTGGGCTTCCGATACTTCGAGACCGACGCCCGGGCCACCGCGGACGGCGTCGTCGTCCTCCAGCACGACGCCGACCTCGACCGCACCACGGACGGGACCGGGCCGCTGGCCCGGCGCACGTGGGCCGAGGTCGCCCGGATGCGCGACCGCTCCGGCTCGGCGCCGCTGCGGCTGCGCGACGTCCTCGCCGAGTACCCCGAGCTGCGGCTCAACATCGACGCCAAGGAGGACACCGTCGTCGGCCCGCTGGTGCGCGAGATCACCGACGCCGGTGCCGAGGACCGGGTCTGCCTCGCGTCGTTCTCCGACGCGCGGCTGCGCCGGATGCGCGCGGCGTTCGGCGGCCAGGTCGCCACCAGCCTCGGCCAGCGGGAGACGGCCCGCCTGGTCCTCGCCGCCGCGGCCCGCGTGCCCCCGGGCGCCGCCCGCCGGCGCCCGCTGCGGGTCCCCGCCCCGGGCGGTCCACCGCCCCGGCGCGCCGTGGCGGTCCAAGTCCCGCCCCGCCACGGCGGCATCCCGGTGGTGACGGCGCCGTTCGTCGCGCTGGCGCACCGCCTCGGGCTCGCCGTGCACGTGTGGACGGTCGACGACGCGACGGCGATGACCCGGCTCCTCGACCTGGGCGTCGACGGCATCGTCACCGACCGGCCGCGGGTCCTGCGCGCGGTCCTCGAGGCCCGTGGCGAGTGGTACCCGCCCCTGTGA
- the argS gene encoding arginine--tRNA ligase, translating to MTPIELAALIRTCLVDAARAGEVGIDPADVPEPRVERPRQREHGDWATNVAMQLAKKAGIAPRALAETLAARLTAADGVARAEVAGPGFLNITLEAGAAGELARTIVEAGAQYGRTTAKAGTRINLEFVSANPTGPLHIGGVRWAAVGDSLARILAATGADVAREYYFNDHGVQIDRFARSVLARARGEGVPEDGYGGRYIEEIGEAVVADALAAGEPDPRTLPDDEAQEVFRRRGVDRMFAEIKAALHDFGVDFDLFVHEDALHESGAVDRALARLREAGRLYEDAGATWLRTSEFGDDKDRVVIKSDGEPAYIAGDIAYYLDKRERGFDEVIIMLGADHHGYIGRMMAVCAAFGDTPGRNLEILIGQLVNLIKGGEPLRMSKRAGTVVTIDDLVEAVGVDAARYSLARSSADSPLDIDLDLLVQRSNDNPVFYVQYAHARTRNVAHNAAAHGVRREDGFVPAALDHPADGALLGLLAQFPATVTQAAELREPHRVARYLESLAAGYHKWYDQCRVTPRGEEPVTDGHRARLWLNDATTQVLASGLELLGVSAPDRM from the coding sequence GTGACCCCCATCGAGCTCGCCGCCCTCATCCGCACCTGCCTCGTCGACGCCGCCCGCGCGGGTGAGGTCGGGATCGACCCCGCGGACGTCCCGGAGCCCCGCGTGGAGCGGCCGCGGCAGCGCGAGCACGGCGACTGGGCGACGAACGTGGCGATGCAGCTGGCGAAGAAGGCCGGCATCGCGCCGCGGGCGCTGGCCGAGACGCTGGCCGCCCGCCTCACGGCCGCGGACGGGGTGGCGCGGGCCGAGGTCGCCGGGCCCGGGTTCCTCAACATCACCCTCGAGGCGGGCGCCGCCGGAGAGCTGGCCCGCACCATCGTCGAGGCCGGGGCGCAGTACGGGCGGACGACGGCGAAGGCCGGCACCCGGATCAACCTCGAGTTCGTCTCGGCCAACCCCACCGGCCCGCTGCACATCGGCGGGGTCCGCTGGGCCGCCGTCGGGGACTCCCTCGCCCGGATCCTCGCGGCGACCGGCGCCGACGTCGCCCGCGAGTACTACTTCAACGACCACGGCGTGCAGATCGACCGGTTCGCCCGGTCGGTGCTCGCCCGGGCGCGCGGGGAGGGCGTCCCCGAGGACGGCTACGGCGGCCGGTACATCGAGGAGATCGGCGAGGCGGTCGTCGCGGACGCCCTCGCCGCCGGTGAGCCCGACCCCCGCACCCTGCCCGACGACGAGGCGCAGGAGGTCTTCCGCCGCCGGGGCGTGGACCGGATGTTCGCCGAGATCAAGGCGGCGCTCCACGACTTCGGCGTCGACTTCGACCTCTTCGTCCACGAGGACGCCCTGCACGAGTCCGGCGCCGTGGACCGCGCCCTCGCCCGCCTGCGCGAGGCCGGCCGGCTCTACGAGGACGCCGGCGCCACCTGGCTGCGCACCTCCGAGTTCGGCGACGACAAGGACCGCGTCGTCATCAAGTCCGACGGTGAGCCCGCCTACATCGCCGGGGACATCGCCTACTACCTCGACAAGCGCGAGCGCGGCTTCGACGAGGTCATCATCATGCTCGGTGCCGACCACCACGGGTACATCGGCCGGATGATGGCCGTCTGCGCCGCGTTCGGGGACACCCCGGGGCGCAACCTCGAGATCCTCATCGGCCAGCTCGTCAACCTCATCAAGGGCGGCGAGCCGCTGCGGATGTCGAAGCGGGCGGGCACGGTCGTCACCATCGACGACCTCGTCGAGGCCGTGGGCGTGGACGCCGCGCGGTACTCCCTGGCGCGTTCGTCGGCGGACTCCCCGCTGGACATCGACCTCGACCTCCTCGTCCAGCGCAGCAACGACAACCCCGTCTTCTACGTCCAGTACGCCCACGCCCGCACCCGCAACGTCGCCCACAACGCGGCCGCGCACGGCGTGCGCCGGGAGGACGGCTTCGTCCCCGCGGCCCTCGACCACCCGGCCGACGGCGCCCTCCTCGGGCTCCTCGCGCAGTTCCCCGCGACCGTCACGCAGGCGGCCGAGCTGCGCGAGCCCCACCGGGTCGCGCGGTACCTCGAGTCGCTGGCCGCCGGCTACCACAAGTGGTACGACCAGTGCCGGGTGACCCCGCGCGGCGAGGAGCCGGTGACCGACGGCCACCGCGCCCGGCTGTGGCTCAACGACGCCACCACCCAGGTGCTGGCCAGCGGGCTCGAGCTCCTCGGCGTCAGCGCCCCGGACCGGATGTGA
- a CDS encoding TetR/AcrR family transcriptional regulator: protein MTTTAFRDPRARRTLERLRAAMVTLMATKNLDEIGVAELCREAGVHRTTFYKHFTSVTGFATHVFTGLLDELASVDAEEEAASSEELALTYPVAFGAVFRHVLQERETYRRLLSANGDAVFQRIVAERMVARASATLRILEERGIAPAVDPMTAAGMIGMSITGALAAWAVSDSDDVERHTQDVLTCLPTWWPRTA from the coding sequence ATGACCACGACGGCCTTCCGCGATCCTCGCGCTCGGCGGACCCTCGAACGGCTGCGTGCGGCGATGGTGACGCTCATGGCGACGAAGAACCTCGACGAGATCGGGGTCGCGGAGCTGTGCCGTGAGGCAGGCGTCCACCGCACCACGTTCTACAAGCACTTCACCAGCGTCACCGGCTTCGCCACCCACGTCTTCACCGGGCTCCTCGACGAGCTCGCCTCCGTCGACGCCGAGGAGGAGGCGGCCTCCAGCGAGGAGCTGGCGCTCACCTACCCGGTGGCGTTCGGCGCCGTGTTCCGCCACGTCCTCCAGGAGCGGGAGACCTACCGGCGCCTGCTCAGCGCGAACGGCGACGCCGTGTTCCAGCGCATCGTCGCCGAGCGCATGGTGGCGCGGGCCTCGGCCACCCTGCGCATCCTCGAGGAGCGGGGGATCGCGCCGGCCGTGGACCCGATGACGGCGGCCGGGATGATCGGCATGTCGATCACCGGCGCCCTGGCGGCCTGGGCGGTGAGCGACAGTGACGACGTGGAGCGCCACACGCAGGACGTGCTCACCTGCCTGCCGACGTGGTGGCCACGGACCGCGTGA
- the thrC gene encoding threonine synthase — translation MAHLWRGVVEEYRERLPIGPGDPVITLGEGGTPLVPAPALSARTGAEVYLKVEGVNPTGSFKDRGMTMAMSKVAATDTEMVVCASTGNTSASAAAYAAHAGLGCAVVLPAGKIAAGKLAQAIVHGATLVAVDGNFDDCLRIVRTLAERYPVALVNSVNPFRLQGQKTAAFEVVDALGDAPDIHVLPVGNAGNISAYWMGYREYAADQDGLPARATRTPRMWGVQAEGAAPFVKGAPVEHPETVATAIRIGNPASWALAEAARDESGGWIDAVSDAQILDAQALLAREVGVFVEPASAASVAGLLQAAERGGVPAGARIVCTVTGNGLKDTATALGQVEIEPQVVAPDATDAARALGL, via the coding sequence ATGGCGCACCTGTGGCGCGGGGTCGTCGAGGAGTACCGGGAGCGGCTGCCCATCGGGCCCGGCGACCCGGTCATCACGCTGGGGGAGGGCGGCACGCCGCTCGTCCCCGCGCCGGCGCTGTCGGCGCGCACCGGCGCCGAGGTCTACCTCAAGGTGGAGGGGGTCAACCCCACCGGGTCGTTCAAGGACCGGGGCATGACCATGGCGATGTCCAAGGTGGCCGCCACCGACACCGAGATGGTGGTGTGCGCGTCCACGGGCAACACCTCCGCGTCGGCCGCCGCGTACGCCGCCCACGCGGGCCTCGGCTGCGCCGTCGTCCTGCCCGCGGGGAAGATCGCGGCCGGCAAGCTCGCCCAGGCGATCGTCCACGGCGCGACGCTCGTCGCCGTCGACGGGAACTTCGACGACTGCCTGCGGATCGTCCGCACCCTCGCCGAGCGCTATCCCGTCGCTCTCGTCAACTCCGTCAACCCGTTCCGCCTGCAGGGGCAGAAGACGGCGGCGTTCGAGGTGGTCGACGCCCTCGGCGACGCGCCGGACATCCACGTCCTGCCCGTGGGCAACGCCGGGAACATCTCCGCGTACTGGATGGGGTACCGCGAGTACGCCGCCGACCAGGACGGGCTGCCGGCGCGGGCCACCCGCACGCCGCGGATGTGGGGGGTCCAGGCCGAGGGCGCCGCGCCGTTCGTCAAGGGCGCGCCGGTGGAGCACCCGGAGACCGTCGCCACCGCCATCCGCATCGGCAACCCGGCCTCCTGGGCGCTCGCCGAGGCCGCCCGCGACGAGTCCGGTGGGTGGATCGACGCCGTCTCCGACGCGCAGATCCTCGACGCGCAGGCCCTGCTGGCCCGGGAGGTGGGCGTCTTCGTGGAGCCGGCCTCCGCGGCGAGCGTCGCCGGCCTGCTCCAGGCCGCCGAGCGCGGTGGCGTGCCCGCGGGCGCGCGCATCGTGTGCACGGTGACCGGGAACGGCCTCAAGGACACCGCCACGGCCCTCGGCCAGGTGGAGATCGAGCCGCAGGTCGTGGCGCCGGACGCCACCGACGCCGCCCGCGCGCTCGGTCTGTGA
- a CDS encoding homoserine dehydrogenase: MQETGVRVAVLGCGTVGTEVVRLLTTTADDLAARAGAPLRLVGIAVRDLDAERDPVVPRELLTTDAAGLVARADLVVELIGGIEPARSLVLAALGSGASVVTGNKALLASYGPELHAAAAAGDADLYYEAAVAGAVPVVYGLRESLAGDNVTAVLGIVNGTTNFILDEMATRGLSFDEALALAQERGFAEADPTADVDGHDAAAKAAILASLAFHTRVGVDDVPVTGIRSVTADDMREARENGYVIKLLAVARRDGERGISVRVHPALLPVGHPLAAVRGAYNAVVVEAEAAGRLMFYGQGAGGAPTASAVLGDVVAAAAHEVHGGRAPRESAYAERPLLGPADVVARTQVQLRLADRPGTLAAVADVYGRHTVSIESVRQHRLAEGQSWIAIVSHEASEAALAATVDDLATLESVHEVLSVMRVEGV; this comes from the coding sequence ATCCAGGAGACCGGGGTGCGCGTCGCCGTGCTCGGCTGCGGCACCGTCGGGACCGAGGTCGTCCGGCTGCTCACGACGACGGCGGACGACCTCGCCGCCCGCGCGGGCGCCCCGCTCCGGCTCGTCGGCATCGCCGTGCGCGACCTCGACGCCGAACGGGACCCCGTCGTCCCGCGCGAGCTGCTCACCACCGACGCGGCGGGCCTCGTCGCCCGCGCCGACCTCGTCGTCGAGCTCATCGGCGGCATCGAGCCGGCCCGCTCCCTCGTCCTGGCCGCGCTGGGCTCCGGCGCCTCCGTCGTCACCGGCAACAAGGCACTGCTCGCCTCCTACGGCCCGGAGCTCCACGCCGCCGCGGCCGCCGGGGACGCCGACCTGTACTACGAGGCCGCCGTCGCCGGCGCGGTCCCGGTCGTCTACGGCCTGCGCGAGTCCCTCGCCGGGGACAACGTCACTGCCGTCCTCGGGATCGTCAACGGCACGACCAACTTCATCCTCGACGAGATGGCGACGCGCGGGCTGTCCTTCGACGAGGCGCTGGCCCTGGCCCAGGAGCGCGGGTTCGCCGAGGCCGACCCGACCGCCGACGTCGACGGCCACGACGCCGCCGCCAAGGCCGCGATCCTCGCCTCCCTCGCCTTCCACACCCGCGTGGGGGTCGACGACGTCCCCGTCACCGGCATCCGCTCGGTCACCGCCGACGACATGCGGGAGGCGCGGGAGAACGGCTACGTCATCAAGCTGCTCGCCGTGGCGCGCCGGGACGGCGAGCGCGGGATCAGCGTCCGCGTCCACCCCGCCCTGCTCCCGGTCGGCCACCCGCTGGCCGCGGTGCGCGGGGCGTACAACGCGGTGGTCGTCGAGGCCGAGGCCGCGGGGCGGCTCATGTTCTACGGGCAGGGCGCGGGCGGCGCGCCGACGGCGTCGGCCGTCCTCGGGGACGTCGTCGCCGCCGCCGCCCACGAGGTCCACGGCGGGCGCGCCCCGCGGGAGTCCGCGTACGCCGAGCGCCCGCTCCTCGGGCCGGCGGACGTCGTCGCGCGCACCCAGGTCCAGCTCCGCCTGGCGGACCGGCCCGGCACGCTGGCCGCCGTCGCCGACGTCTACGGCCGGCACACGGTGTCCATCGAGTCCGTCCGCCAGCACCGCCTGGCCGAGGGCCAGTCCTGGATCGCCATCGTCAGCCACGAGGCGAGCGAGGCGGCGCTGGCCGCCACCGTGGACGACCTCGCCACCCTGGAGAGCGTTCACGAGGTCCTGTCCGTCATGCGAGTCGAGGGGGTCTGA
- the lysA gene encoding diaminopimelate decarboxylase, translated as MSAQDPRPAPEPAPASPATPWSATVRRGADGVLAVGGLPVTALAERYGTPLYVLDEADLRARARAFADAFGEAFADLGGGADVYYAGKAFLSVAVARWVHAEGLRIDTTTGGELAVALRAGVPGEAIGLHGNNKSDAEIERALRAGVGRIVLDSLAEVEQVAAVAARLGVRAPVMVRVTTGVHAGGHEFISTAHEDQKFGLSLAGGAARAALDAVAARPELDLLGVHSHIGSQILDLAGFEVAARALLALRAEIAEQTGRLMPEVDLGGGYGISYTGDVAPPTPHEVAHALADVVRRACADLGTPPPRISVEPGRAVVGPAGLTLYRVGTVKPVRLDDGAQRRYVSVDGGMSDNIRTALYDAEYTAALADHRSTAPLVPARVVGKHCESGDVVVRDVALPNDVARGDLLAVPATGAYGRSMASNYNLVPRPGVVAVADGQARVLVRRETEEDLLALDEG; from the coding sequence GTGAGCGCCCAGGACCCCCGGCCCGCGCCCGAGCCCGCGCCGGCCTCGCCCGCCACGCCGTGGTCGGCGACCGTGCGCCGTGGCGCCGACGGCGTCCTCGCGGTGGGCGGCCTGCCGGTCACCGCCCTCGCCGAGCGCTACGGCACGCCCCTGTACGTCCTCGACGAGGCGGACCTGCGGGCGCGGGCGCGCGCGTTCGCCGACGCCTTCGGTGAGGCGTTCGCGGACCTCGGCGGGGGCGCCGACGTGTACTACGCCGGCAAGGCGTTCCTCTCCGTGGCCGTCGCCCGCTGGGTGCACGCCGAGGGCCTGCGGATCGACACCACCACGGGCGGGGAACTGGCCGTGGCCCTGCGGGCCGGCGTGCCCGGCGAGGCCATCGGCCTGCACGGGAACAACAAGTCCGACGCCGAGATCGAGCGCGCGCTGCGGGCGGGCGTGGGCCGGATCGTCCTCGACTCCCTCGCCGAGGTGGAGCAGGTGGCGGCCGTCGCCGCGCGGCTCGGGGTGCGCGCACCGGTGATGGTCCGGGTGACCACGGGCGTCCACGCGGGCGGGCACGAGTTCATCTCCACGGCCCACGAGGACCAGAAGTTCGGGCTGTCCCTCGCCGGCGGCGCCGCCCGCGCCGCCCTCGACGCCGTCGCGGCCCGCCCGGAGCTCGACCTGCTGGGGGTCCACTCCCACATCGGCTCGCAGATCCTCGACCTCGCCGGCTTCGAGGTGGCCGCCCGCGCGCTCCTCGCCCTGCGCGCGGAGATCGCCGAGCAGACCGGCCGCCTCATGCCGGAGGTCGACCTCGGCGGGGGGTACGGCATCTCCTACACCGGTGACGTCGCACCGCCCACGCCGCACGAGGTCGCCCACGCGCTCGCCGACGTCGTCCGCCGGGCCTGCGCCGACCTCGGCACGCCGCCGCCGCGCATCTCGGTGGAGCCCGGCCGCGCCGTCGTCGGGCCCGCCGGCCTCACCCTCTACCGGGTGGGCACGGTCAAGCCCGTGCGCCTGGACGACGGCGCGCAGCGCCGGTACGTCTCGGTCGACGGCGGGATGAGCGACAACATCCGCACCGCGCTCTACGACGCCGAGTACACCGCGGCGCTCGCGGACCACCGCAGCACGGCGCCGCTCGTGCCCGCCCGCGTGGTGGGCAAGCACTGCGAGAGCGGGGACGTCGTCGTCCGGGACGTCGCCCTGCCCAACGACGTCGCCCGCGGCGACCTCCTCGCCGTCCCCGCCACCGGCGCCTACGGGCGGTCCATGGCCTCCAACTACAACCTCGTCCCGCGTCCTGGCGTCGTCGCGGTCGCGGACGGGCAGGCCCGGGTGCTCGTGCGCCGGGAGACCGAGGAGGACCTGCTCGCCCTCGACGAGGGCTGA